From the Pseudomonas putida genome, one window contains:
- the moaB gene encoding molybdenum cofactor biosynthesis protein B, whose protein sequence is MRVQPDAVFIPLNIAVLTVSDTRSYDNDTSGELLASRSVEVGHRLVARALLKDDLYKIRAQVATWIADDDVQVVLITGGTGFTGRDSTPEAVQCLLDRSVDGFGELFRALSILDIGSSTVQSRALAGISNGTLVCCLPGSTGACRTAWEGILVEQLDARHRPCNFVKHLKPIEACESRG, encoded by the coding sequence GTGCGCGTCCAACCCGATGCGGTCTTCATACCGCTGAACATCGCCGTGCTGACCGTCAGCGACACCCGTTCCTACGACAACGACACCTCAGGCGAGCTGCTGGCCAGCCGCTCGGTAGAGGTCGGCCATCGCCTGGTGGCGCGGGCGCTGCTCAAGGACGACCTGTACAAGATCCGCGCCCAGGTGGCGACCTGGATCGCCGATGACGACGTGCAGGTGGTGCTGATCACCGGCGGCACCGGCTTCACCGGGCGTGACAGCACGCCGGAGGCGGTGCAGTGCCTGTTGGATCGGAGCGTCGATGGCTTTGGCGAACTGTTCCGCGCCTTGTCCATTCTCGATATCGGCAGCTCGACGGTGCAAAGCAGGGCGCTGGCAGGGATTTCCAATGGCACCCTGGTGTGCTGCCTGCCCGGTTCGACCGGTGCTTGCCGGACGGCCTGGGAGGGCATATTGGTGGAGCAGCTGGATGCGCGGCATCGGCCCTGTAATTTTGTGAAGCATCTGAAGCCTATCGAAGCCTGCGAAAGCCGCGGTTAG
- a CDS encoding LysR family transcriptional regulator, whose translation MDIKQLKFLIALDQTRHFGQAAALCHITQPTLSMRLRNLEDELDLVLVKRGQRFEGFTEAGERILAWARTLLAAHDGLQAEAASCRGQVVGSLRLGTVPLASFNPMHLLLPLREKYPELQFQLSSHSTEQIMDGLSRNQLDLGICYLDQVNANFFEVIELGTTTMGLLFDTQHFQFDTDSLRWDELGDIPLGLLSKGMHYRQSLDLSFRSRGLEPNAVLESDSTFQLVQAINTGVCCAIMPLGCGLEDLSEHMRIIPIVEASIHSPIGLLLRRSEPRSAIAEQCFDEAKRLFQPA comes from the coding sequence ATGGACATCAAGCAGCTCAAGTTCCTCATCGCCCTCGACCAGACCCGCCACTTCGGCCAGGCTGCGGCGCTGTGCCATATCACCCAGCCGACCCTGTCCATGCGCCTGCGCAACCTGGAGGACGAACTGGACCTGGTGCTGGTCAAGCGCGGCCAGCGCTTCGAGGGCTTCACCGAGGCGGGCGAGCGCATCCTGGCCTGGGCCCGCACCCTGCTCGCCGCCCATGACGGCCTGCAGGCCGAGGCCGCCAGTTGCCGTGGCCAGGTGGTCGGCAGCCTGCGCCTGGGCACCGTGCCGCTGGCCAGCTTCAACCCCATGCACCTGCTGCTGCCGCTGCGCGAGAAGTACCCCGAACTGCAGTTCCAGCTCAGCTCGCACAGCACCGAGCAGATCATGGACGGCCTGAGCCGCAACCAGCTCGACCTGGGCATCTGCTACCTCGACCAGGTCAACGCCAACTTCTTCGAAGTAATCGAGCTAGGCACCACCACCATGGGCCTGCTATTCGACACCCAGCACTTCCAGTTCGACACCGACAGCCTGCGCTGGGACGAACTCGGCGACATTCCCCTGGGCCTGCTGAGCAAGGGCATGCACTACCGCCAGTCACTGGACCTGAGCTTCCGCAGCCGCGGCCTCGAGCCCAATGCCGTGTTGGAAAGCGACTCGACCTTCCAGCTGGTGCAGGCCATCAATACCGGCGTGTGCTGCGCGATCATGCCGCTGGGCTGCGGCCTGGAAGACCTCAGCGAACACATGCGCATCATCCCCATCGTCGAAGCCAGCATCCACAGCCCGATCGGCCTGCTGCTGCGCCGCAGCGAGCCGCGTTCGGCGATTGCCGAGCAATGTTTCGACGAGGCCAAGCGGCTGTTTCAACCGGCCTGA
- a CDS encoding AraC family transcriptional regulator produces the protein MTQDSLATLYQSLDQHRPATLEALLAGVSLLLPILDAIPNAAIFIKDPAARYVLANTTLVQRCGLKRLQPLLGKTSAEVFPAQLGPGYTEQDRRVLKDGLVLEDQLELHLYGSREPGWCLTHKRPLRNPAGEIIGLVGISVDLQSAADTHPAYQRLAAVDEHIRRHFHQPISMNELTRIAGISVAQLERYCKRVFHLTPRQMIHKARLEHAHRLLHSDLPITEVALRCGYTDHSAFSRQFKQLTGFTPRQYRQATADQAG, from the coding sequence ATGACACAAGACTCCCTGGCAACCCTGTACCAGTCCCTCGACCAGCACCGGCCAGCCACCCTCGAGGCCCTGCTGGCCGGTGTGTCGCTGCTGCTGCCAATCCTCGACGCCATCCCCAACGCGGCGATCTTCATCAAGGACCCTGCCGCCCGTTATGTGCTGGCCAACACCACCCTGGTCCAGCGTTGTGGCCTCAAGCGCCTGCAGCCGCTGCTGGGCAAGACCAGCGCCGAGGTGTTCCCGGCGCAACTGGGCCCCGGCTACACCGAGCAGGACCGCCGCGTGCTCAAGGATGGGCTGGTGCTGGAAGACCAGCTCGAACTGCACCTGTACGGCAGCCGTGAACCGGGCTGGTGCCTGACCCACAAGCGCCCGCTGCGCAACCCGGCGGGCGAGATCATCGGCCTGGTGGGCATCTCCGTCGACCTGCAGTCAGCCGCCGACACCCACCCCGCCTACCAGCGACTGGCGGCCGTGGATGAGCACATCCGCCGCCATTTCCACCAGCCGATCAGCATGAATGAATTGACCCGCATCGCCGGGATTTCCGTGGCGCAACTGGAGCGCTACTGCAAGCGGGTGTTCCACCTCACCCCACGGCAGATGATCCACAAGGCGCGCCTGGAGCACGCCCACCGGCTGCTGCATTCTGATTTGCCGATCACCGAAGTGGCGCTGCGCTGCGGCTACACCGACCACAGCGCGTTCAGCCGCCAGTTCAAGCAATTGACCGGTTTCACTCCCCGCCAGTACCGCCAGGCAACGGCGGATCAGGCCGGTTGA
- a CDS encoding APC family permease, with protein MSGKFKKQLSLLDLTFIGLGAIFGSGWLFAASHVSAIAGPAGILSWFLGGFAVLLLGIVYCELGAALPRAGGVVRYPVYSHGPLLGYLMGFITLIAFSSLIAIEVVASRQYAAAWFPGLTKAGSSDPTVLGWLVQFALLGLFFFLNYRSVKTFAKANNLVSVFKFIVPLLVIGVLFTFFKPENFEVQGFAPFGLSGVEMAVSAGGIIFAYLGLTPIISVASEVKNPQRTIPIALILSVLLSTAIYALLQLAFLGSVPTEMLTNGWAAVTKELALPYRDIALALGVGWLAYLVVADAVISPSGCGNIYMNATPRVVYGWAQTGTFFKYFTRIDAESGIPRPALWLTFGLSVFWTLPFPSWEALINVVSAALVLSYAVAPVTVAALRRNAPDMPRPFRVKGMGVLGPLSFIIAALIVYWSGWSTVSWLLALQIVMFVLYLLCGRFVPTQHLSLAQQVRSSAWLIGFYAVTILLSWLGSFGGLGVLGHPLDTLAVAACALGIYYWGAATGVPAHLVRLEGEDESEASAETYSGRPAVAS; from the coding sequence ATGTCAGGCAAATTCAAGAAACAGCTGTCATTGCTCGACCTCACCTTCATCGGCCTCGGCGCCATCTTCGGCTCCGGCTGGCTGTTCGCCGCCAGCCACGTCTCGGCCATCGCCGGCCCGGCCGGTATCCTCTCCTGGTTCCTCGGCGGGTTCGCCGTGTTGTTGCTGGGCATCGTCTACTGCGAACTCGGCGCCGCCCTGCCGCGTGCCGGTGGCGTGGTGCGCTACCCGGTGTACTCCCACGGCCCGCTGCTCGGCTACCTGATGGGTTTCATCACCCTTATCGCCTTCTCCAGCCTGATCGCCATCGAAGTGGTCGCCTCGCGCCAGTACGCCGCGGCCTGGTTCCCCGGGCTGACCAAGGCCGGCTCCAGCGACCCGACGGTGCTCGGCTGGCTGGTGCAGTTCGCCTTGCTGGGGCTGTTCTTCTTCCTCAACTACCGCAGCGTGAAGACCTTCGCCAAGGCCAACAACCTGGTCAGCGTGTTCAAGTTCATCGTTCCGCTGCTGGTGATCGGCGTGCTGTTCACCTTCTTCAAGCCGGAGAACTTCGAGGTCCAGGGCTTCGCCCCGTTCGGCCTGTCTGGCGTGGAAATGGCGGTGTCGGCCGGTGGCATCATCTTCGCCTACCTGGGGCTGACGCCGATCATCTCGGTGGCCAGCGAAGTGAAGAACCCGCAGCGCACCATCCCGATCGCGCTGATCCTCTCGGTGCTGTTGTCCACTGCTATCTACGCCCTGCTGCAACTGGCCTTCCTCGGCAGCGTGCCAACCGAAATGCTCACCAACGGCTGGGCCGCGGTGACCAAGGAACTGGCCCTGCCCTACCGTGACATCGCCCTGGCCCTGGGTGTGGGCTGGCTGGCCTACCTGGTGGTGGCCGATGCGGTGATCTCGCCCAGCGGCTGCGGCAACATCTACATGAACGCCACCCCACGCGTGGTTTATGGTTGGGCGCAGACCGGCACCTTCTTCAAGTACTTCACCCGCATCGACGCCGAGTCCGGCATTCCGCGCCCGGCACTGTGGCTGACCTTCGGCCTGTCGGTGTTCTGGACCCTGCCGTTCCCCTCCTGGGAAGCGCTGATCAACGTGGTGTCCGCCGCCCTGGTGCTGAGCTACGCGGTGGCCCCGGTTACCGTCGCCGCCCTGCGCCGCAATGCGCCAGACATGCCGCGCCCGTTCCGGGTCAAGGGCATGGGCGTGCTCGGCCCGCTGTCGTTCATCATCGCCGCGCTGATCGTCTACTGGTCCGGCTGGAGCACCGTGTCCTGGCTGCTGGCCCTGCAGATCGTGATGTTCGTGCTGTACCTGCTGTGCGGCCGCTTCGTCCCGACCCAGCACCTGTCGTTGGCCCAGCAAGTGCGTTCGTCGGCCTGGCTGATCGGCTTCTACGCCGTGACCATCCTGTTGTCCTGGCTGGGCAGCTTCGGCGGCCTGGGCGTGCTCGGCCACCCGCTCGACACCCTGGCCGTGGCTGCCTGCGCCCTGGGCATCTACTACTGGGGCGCCGCCACCGGGGTGCCGGCGCACCTGGTACGCCTGGAAGGTGAAGACGAAAGCGAAGCCTCGGCTGAAACCTACAGCGGCCGCCCCGCCGTCGCCTCCTGA
- a CDS encoding 4-hydroxyproline epimerase, whose product MKQIHVIDSHTGGEPTRLVMKGFPPLQGRSMAEQRDELRELHDQWRRACLLEPRGNDVLVGALYCPPVSADATCGVIFFNNAGYLNMCGHGTIGLIASLQHLGLIEPGVHKIDTPVGPVSATLHEDGAITVGNVPSYRYRQQVAVEVPGHGVVRGDIAWGGNWFFLVSEHGQRIELDNREALTEYTWAMLKALEAQGITGEHGAPIDHVELFADDAHADSRNFVMCPGKAYDRSPCGTGTSAKLACLAADGKLEEGQTWVQASITGSQFHGRYERDGERIRPFITGRAYMTADSTLLIDEQDPFAWGI is encoded by the coding sequence ATGAAACAGATTCACGTCATCGACTCGCATACCGGCGGCGAACCGACCCGCCTGGTGATGAAAGGCTTCCCGCCGCTGCAGGGGCGCAGCATGGCCGAGCAGCGCGACGAACTGCGCGAGCTGCACGATCAATGGCGCCGTGCCTGCCTGCTGGAACCACGCGGCAACGATGTGCTGGTCGGCGCGCTGTATTGCCCACCGGTGTCGGCCGACGCCACCTGCGGGGTGATCTTCTTCAACAACGCCGGCTACCTGAACATGTGCGGCCACGGCACCATCGGCCTGATTGCCTCGCTGCAGCACCTGGGCCTGATCGAGCCCGGCGTGCACAAGATCGACACCCCGGTCGGCCCGGTCAGCGCCACCCTGCATGAAGACGGCGCCATCACCGTCGGCAACGTGCCGTCCTACCGCTACCGCCAGCAGGTGGCGGTGGAGGTGCCCGGCCATGGCGTGGTGCGTGGCGACATCGCCTGGGGCGGCAACTGGTTCTTCCTGGTCTCTGAACACGGCCAGCGCATCGAACTGGACAACCGCGAAGCCCTCACCGAGTACACCTGGGCCATGCTCAAGGCCCTCGAAGCCCAGGGCATCACCGGCGAGCACGGTGCGCCAATCGACCATGTCGAGTTGTTCGCCGACGACGCCCATGCCGACAGCCGCAACTTCGTCATGTGCCCGGGCAAGGCCTACGACCGCTCGCCCTGTGGCACCGGCACCAGCGCCAAGCTGGCGTGCCTGGCCGCCGACGGCAAGCTCGAAGAAGGCCAGACCTGGGTCCAGGCCAGCATCACCGGTAGCCAGTTCCACGGCCGCTACGAGCGCGACGGCGAGCGCATTCGCCCGTTCATCACCGGCCGCGCCTACATGACCGCCGACAGCACTCTGCTGATCGACGAACAGGATCCATTCGCCTGGGGCATCTGA
- a CDS encoding dihydrodipicolinate synthase family protein: MTDNIFTGTMPALMTPCTAARKPDFDALVRKGLELIEAGMSAVVYCGSMGDWPLLTEAERQEGVARLVAAGIPTIVGTGAVNTREAVAHAAHAAKVGAAGLMVIPRVLSRGASLIAQKHHFSAILAAAPKLPAVIYNSPYYGFATRADLFFELRREFPNLIGFKEFGGGADLRYAAEHITSKDDDVTLMVGVDTQVVHGFVNCAATGAITGIGNALPREVLQLVSLSKQAAKGDAKARRLARELEAALAVLSSFDEGCDLVLYYKHLMVLNGDSEYSLHFNETDVLTDAQRNFAEQQYGLFRKWYASWSAEQNLT; encoded by the coding sequence ATGACTGACAACATCTTCACCGGCACCATGCCTGCCCTGATGACCCCGTGCACTGCCGCGCGCAAGCCTGATTTCGACGCACTGGTGCGCAAGGGCCTCGAGTTGATCGAAGCCGGCATGAGCGCCGTGGTCTACTGCGGTTCGATGGGCGACTGGCCGCTGCTGACCGAAGCCGAACGCCAGGAAGGCGTGGCCCGCCTGGTGGCCGCCGGCATCCCGACCATCGTCGGCACCGGTGCGGTGAACACCCGCGAAGCCGTCGCCCACGCGGCCCATGCTGCCAAGGTGGGTGCCGCTGGCTTGATGGTCATCCCCCGCGTGCTCAGCCGCGGTGCATCGCTGATCGCCCAGAAACACCACTTCTCGGCCATTCTCGCCGCCGCGCCGAAGTTGCCGGCGGTGATCTACAACAGCCCCTACTACGGCTTCGCCACCCGCGCCGACCTGTTCTTCGAACTGCGTCGCGAATTCCCCAACCTGATCGGCTTCAAGGAGTTCGGCGGCGGCGCCGACCTGCGCTACGCCGCCGAGCACATCACCTCGAAGGATGACGACGTGACCCTGATGGTCGGCGTCGACACCCAGGTGGTGCATGGCTTCGTCAACTGCGCCGCCACCGGTGCCATCACCGGTATCGGCAACGCCCTGCCGCGTGAAGTGCTGCAGCTGGTTAGCCTGAGCAAGCAGGCCGCCAAGGGCGACGCCAAGGCCCGCCGCCTGGCTCGCGAACTGGAAGCGGCGCTGGCGGTGCTGTCGTCGTTCGATGAAGGCTGCGACCTGGTGCTGTACTACAAGCACCTGATGGTGCTCAACGGCGACAGCGAGTACAGCCTGCACTTCAACGAAACCGACGTGCTCACCGATGCCCAGCGCAACTTTGCCGAGCAGCAGTACGGGTTGTTCCGCAAGTGGTACGCCAGCTGGTCGGCCGAGCAGAACCTGACCTGA
- a CDS encoding aldehyde dehydrogenase (NADP(+)), protein MTLTGNLLIGQRAVPGSRDAIRAIDPATNQALEPAYAGGTGEHVAQACALAWAAFDAYRETSLEQRAHFLETIASEIEALGDALIDRAVAESGLPKARIQGERGRTCTQLRTFARVVRSGEWLDVRVNNALAERQPLPRADLRQRQVALGPVAVFGASNFPLAFSVAGGDTASALAAGCPVVVKAHAAHPGTSELVGQAVARAVKPCGLPEGVFSLLYGAGREVGIALVSDPRIKAVGFTGSRSGGIALCQAAQARPEPIPVYAEMSSINPVFLFDAALQARGAALAQGFVASLTQGAGQFCTNPGLVIARQGPALQRFIEAASEHVRQAAAQTMLTPGIASAYATGVGALANNANATIAASGQTQQGPNQCQAQLFVTQAEAFLSDPALQAEVFGAASLVVACASDEQVRQVAEHLEGQLTATLQLDDADIDSARALLPTLERKAGRILVNGWPTGVEVCDAMVHGGPFPATSDARTTSVGTAAILRFLRPVCYQDFPDALLPQALQHGNPLQLRRLLDGKREA, encoded by the coding sequence ATGACCCTGACAGGCAACCTGCTGATCGGCCAGCGCGCCGTACCCGGCAGCCGCGACGCGATCCGCGCCATCGACCCGGCCACCAACCAGGCCCTCGAACCCGCCTACGCCGGCGGCACAGGCGAACACGTGGCCCAGGCCTGCGCACTGGCCTGGGCGGCGTTCGATGCCTACCGCGAAACCTCGCTGGAGCAGCGCGCCCATTTCCTCGAAACCATCGCCAGCGAAATCGAAGCGCTGGGCGATGCACTGATCGACCGCGCCGTGGCCGAAAGCGGCCTGCCCAAGGCGCGCATCCAGGGCGAGCGTGGCCGCACCTGCACGCAACTGCGCACCTTTGCCCGGGTGGTCCGCAGCGGCGAATGGCTCGATGTGCGGGTCAACAATGCCCTGGCCGAACGCCAGCCGCTGCCGCGCGCTGACCTGCGCCAGCGCCAGGTGGCCCTCGGCCCGGTGGCGGTGTTCGGCGCCAGCAACTTCCCCCTGGCCTTTTCGGTAGCCGGCGGCGACACCGCCTCGGCACTGGCTGCCGGATGCCCGGTGGTGGTCAAGGCCCACGCCGCGCACCCCGGCACCAGTGAACTGGTCGGCCAGGCCGTGGCCCGCGCGGTCAAACCCTGCGGCCTGCCTGAGGGCGTGTTCTCGTTGCTGTATGGTGCCGGCCGTGAAGTCGGCATTGCTCTGGTCAGCGACCCACGCATCAAGGCGGTAGGCTTCACCGGCTCGCGCAGCGGTGGAATCGCCCTGTGCCAGGCGGCCCAGGCCCGCCCGGAGCCAATTCCGGTGTACGCCGAAATGAGCTCGATCAACCCGGTGTTCCTTTTCGACGCCGCGCTGCAGGCCCGTGGCGCAGCCCTGGCGCAAGGCTTCGTCGCCTCGCTGACCCAGGGCGCCGGGCAGTTCTGCACCAACCCAGGCCTGGTGATCGCCCGCCAGGGGCCAGCGCTGCAGCGCTTCATCGAGGCTGCCAGCGAACATGTACGCCAGGCCGCCGCGCAGACCATGCTCACCCCGGGCATTGCCAGCGCCTATGCCACTGGCGTCGGCGCCTTGGCCAACAACGCCAACGCTACGATTGCCGCCAGCGGCCAGACGCAGCAAGGGCCGAACCAATGCCAGGCACAGCTGTTCGTGACTCAGGCCGAAGCGTTTCTCAGCGACCCGGCGTTGCAGGCCGAAGTGTTCGGCGCCGCTTCGCTGGTGGTGGCCTGCGCCAGCGACGAGCAGGTCCGCCAGGTGGCCGAGCACCTTGAAGGCCAACTGACCGCCACGCTGCAACTGGACGATGCCGACATCGACAGCGCCCGCGCCCTGCTGCCAACCTTGGAACGCAAGGCCGGGCGCATCCTGGTCAACGGCTGGCCGACCGGTGTCGAAGTATGTGATGCGATGGTCCACGGCGGGCCGTTCCCGGCCACTTCCGATGCCCGCACCACCTCGGTCGGCACGGCGGCGATCCTGCGCTTCCTGCGCCCGGTGTGCTACCAGGACTTCCCCGATGCCCTGCTGCCCCAGGCGCTCCAGCACGGCAACCCGCTGCAGCTGCGGCGCTTGCTCGACGGTAAACGGGAAGCCTGA
- a CDS encoding NAD(P)/FAD-dependent oxidoreductase codes for MVDTPETDIAVVGAGIVGVACALQLARQGRRVLLLDHQAPGQGASYGNAGHLATEQVFPIADLSILKRLPRMLLDPMGPLRLDWKYLPKAMPWFIHLLLNLRPAPFQRSVAGIRALNEGSLEAWQRLLGSIGRSELFKEDGSLLVFERPESRQALQALQARMQQQNVAVDFWPAEHVREAAPQLNPALLGGLFFPRTGHFIDPYQVVCALFEAAKSSGVRFVQARVSGGQLQGDGVRLASDQGTFKARQVLLSCGAHSAQLTAALTGKRVPLDTERGYHLMLPQERQRLPFAVTSLERKFIMTPMADGLRLAGTVEFAGLDAPPSMQRAWQLHRLSKGLFRQDLSVEGATPWMGFRPSLPDSLPVIDQVCDGRVLLAFGHQHLGLTQAAVTAEWVGRLAGLAGAPDLGAYRLDRF; via the coding sequence ATGGTCGACACCCCTGAAACCGATATCGCCGTGGTCGGCGCCGGCATCGTCGGCGTGGCCTGCGCCCTGCAACTGGCCCGCCAGGGCCGTCGGGTGCTGCTGCTCGATCACCAGGCGCCCGGCCAGGGCGCCTCCTACGGCAACGCCGGGCACCTGGCCACCGAGCAGGTCTTCCCGATCGCTGACCTGTCGATCCTCAAGCGCCTGCCGCGCATGCTGCTCGACCCGATGGGCCCGCTGCGCCTGGACTGGAAGTACCTGCCCAAGGCCATGCCATGGTTCATCCACCTGCTGCTCAACCTGCGCCCGGCGCCGTTCCAGCGCAGCGTGGCCGGTATCCGGGCGCTGAACGAAGGCAGCCTGGAGGCCTGGCAGCGCCTGCTGGGCTCGATCGGGCGCAGCGAGCTGTTCAAGGAAGATGGCTCGTTGCTGGTGTTTGAACGACCCGAGTCACGCCAGGCGCTGCAAGCCTTGCAGGCGCGCATGCAGCAACAGAACGTGGCGGTCGATTTCTGGCCGGCCGAGCACGTGCGCGAGGCCGCACCGCAACTGAACCCTGCGCTGTTGGGCGGTTTGTTCTTCCCGCGTACCGGGCACTTCATCGACCCGTACCAGGTGGTCTGCGCGCTGTTCGAGGCAGCCAAGTCCAGCGGTGTGCGTTTCGTCCAGGCGCGGGTTTCGGGTGGGCAACTGCAGGGCGACGGAGTCCGCCTGGCCAGTGACCAGGGGACGTTCAAAGCGCGCCAGGTGCTGCTCAGTTGCGGCGCACATTCTGCGCAGCTGACCGCAGCACTGACCGGCAAGCGCGTACCGCTGGACACCGAGCGCGGCTATCACCTGATGCTGCCGCAGGAACGTCAGCGCCTGCCGTTCGCGGTCACCTCACTGGAGCGCAAGTTCATCATGACGCCCATGGCTGATGGGCTGCGCCTGGCCGGCACGGTGGAGTTCGCCGGCCTCGATGCGCCGCCCAGCATGCAGCGGGCGTGGCAGTTGCACCGGTTGAGCAAAGGCTTGTTCCGCCAGGACCTGAGCGTAGAAGGCGCAACGCCATGGATGGGTTTCAGGCCATCGTTGCCGGACTCGTTGCCGGTGATCGACCAGGTGTGTGATGGGCGGGTACTGCTGGCGTTCGGGCATCAGCATCTGGGCTTGACCCAGGCAGCGGTGACGGCGGAATGGGTGGGGCGTCTGGCTGGGCTGGCCGGTGCCCCCGACCTGGGGGCCTACCGGCTGGATCGCTTCTGA
- a CDS encoding response regulator transcription factor — MHANLGRTIEQIGQPRFWKQLILLLHRWLPFDNALAAYYPGSGTPVVLEEHDATPQAGPVAMSMYLSGLYQLDPFYLACQDGVGSGLYRLDEVAPDQFHESEYYISWFQAHVLADEVQFILQLPGQGALSLSLGRGVAFDAEQCGLLAMLCPWVLALMQQHWQAGSKHVLAQDEPVAVQVRDALSQFGAGVLSERELEIARLILRGFSSKAMAERLAISPETIKVHRRHLYAKLDISSQPELFSLFLQSLGHDPQHP, encoded by the coding sequence ATGCATGCCAATCTTGGCCGCACCATCGAACAGATCGGTCAGCCACGCTTCTGGAAGCAACTGATCCTGTTGCTGCATCGCTGGTTGCCGTTCGATAACGCCCTGGCGGCGTACTACCCCGGCAGCGGTACCCCGGTGGTGCTGGAAGAGCACGATGCGACGCCGCAGGCGGGGCCTGTGGCGATGTCCATGTACCTGAGCGGGCTGTATCAGCTCGACCCGTTCTACCTGGCGTGCCAGGACGGTGTGGGCAGTGGCTTGTATCGGCTTGACGAAGTGGCGCCGGACCAGTTCCACGAGAGCGAGTACTACATCAGCTGGTTCCAGGCCCATGTGCTGGCGGATGAGGTGCAGTTCATCCTGCAGCTCCCAGGCCAGGGCGCGCTGAGCTTGTCGCTGGGGCGGGGGGTCGCCTTCGATGCCGAGCAGTGCGGCTTGCTGGCGATGCTCTGCCCGTGGGTGCTGGCGCTGATGCAGCAGCATTGGCAGGCCGGTAGCAAGCACGTGCTGGCGCAGGATGAGCCGGTGGCGGTGCAGGTGCGTGACGCCCTCAGCCAGTTCGGCGCTGGGGTGTTGTCCGAGCGCGAGCTGGAGATTGCCCGGCTGATCTTGCGCGGGTTTTCCTCGAAGGCCATGGCCGAGCGCCTGGCGATTTCACCCGAGACGATCAAGGTTCATCGTCGCCACCTGTATGCCAAGCTGGATATCTCGTCGCAGCCAGAGCTGTTTTCATTGTTCCTGCAGTCATTGGGGCACGACCCGCAGCACCCTTGA
- a CDS encoding APC family permease codes for MHDSALKPSLGMLDVVAITVSAVTPASSVFVIAPFAIAQAGSGAVLAFVLAAVLALMFAWCYAELGRAHSSAGGEYVYAKRVFGGLAGYATFVTVLVSLLFIPPVLATGAATYLNSALGTAFDTQAVALAIVAGSYALGILNIRLNAWVTGVFLLCEMAAVLVIVALGLGNVSQPLSVLITPQHMDHGLLSAAPWALVFASIGTALFAYNGFGAAVVLAEDMKDGGRSTHRAVLWSLALVVAIELVPICALLLGAPSLEAMLASSDPIGYLLNAHGNPMLSRLVSAGIFLSVFNAIIAIVIQSGRVIFSSGRDQLWTPTLNRLFTRIHPRWDSPWLATLLLAIPSAALSFSSNLEEMTSFTVLLLLMVYLAVALCALFSRVLRSDREHPYRMPLWPLPALLAVVGAGYLLLSGLLAAPLRDILIILVLLAVSVMLYSTYGKFSPAFQKL; via the coding sequence ATGCACGACAGTGCGCTAAAGCCCAGCCTGGGCATGCTCGATGTGGTTGCGATCACCGTTTCGGCGGTGACTCCGGCCAGTTCCGTATTTGTGATTGCACCCTTCGCCATTGCCCAGGCTGGCAGCGGCGCGGTGCTGGCCTTCGTGCTGGCGGCAGTGCTGGCGCTGATGTTCGCCTGGTGCTATGCCGAACTGGGCCGCGCCCATAGTTCGGCCGGTGGCGAATATGTGTATGCCAAGCGCGTGTTCGGCGGCCTGGCCGGCTACGCCACCTTTGTCACGGTGCTGGTCTCGCTGCTGTTCATTCCACCGGTGCTGGCCACCGGGGCTGCTACCTACCTGAACAGCGCCCTGGGCACGGCCTTCGATACCCAGGCCGTGGCCCTGGCGATCGTCGCCGGCAGCTATGCCCTCGGCATCCTCAACATCCGCCTCAACGCCTGGGTCACGGGCGTGTTCCTGTTGTGCGAAATGGCGGCGGTGCTGGTCATCGTGGCGCTGGGCCTGGGTAACGTGAGCCAGCCGCTGAGCGTGTTGATCACGCCCCAGCACATGGACCACGGCCTGCTCAGCGCCGCCCCCTGGGCGCTGGTGTTCGCCTCGATCGGCACGGCCCTGTTCGCCTACAACGGCTTCGGCGCCGCCGTGGTGCTGGCCGAAGACATGAAGGACGGTGGCCGCAGCACCCATCGGGCAGTGCTCTGGTCCCTGGCGCTGGTGGTGGCCATCGAGCTGGTGCCCATCTGCGCACTGTTGCTGGGCGCGCCATCGCTGGAGGCGATGCTGGCCAGCAGCGACCCCATCGGCTACCTGCTCAACGCCCACGGCAACCCGATGCTGTCACGGCTGGTGAGCGCGGGCATTTTCCTTTCGGTGTTCAATGCCATCATCGCCATTGTCATCCAGTCCGGCCGGGTGATCTTCAGCAGTGGCCGCGATCAACTGTGGACGCCAACCCTGAACCGCCTGTTCACCCGCATCCACCCACGCTGGGATTCGCCCTGGCTGGCCACCCTGCTGCTGGCCATACCGTCCGCTGCCCTGAGCTTCAGCTCCAATCTGGAAGAGATGACCTCGTTCACCGTGCTGCTGCTCCTGATGGTGTACCTGGCGGTCGCGCTGTGCGCTCTGTTCAGCCGTGTGCTGCGCAGCGACCGCGAACACCCCTATCGCATGCCCCTGTGGCCGTTGCCAGCGCTGCTGGCGGTGGTCGGCGCGGGTTACCTGCTGCTCAGCGGCCTGCTGGCCGCGCCCCTTCGCGACATCCTCATCATTCTCGTGCTGCTGGCCGTCTCGGTGATGCTCTACAGCACCTACGGCAAGTTCAGCCCAGCCTTCCAGAAACTCTGA